DNA sequence from the Musa acuminata AAA Group cultivar baxijiao unplaced genomic scaffold, Cavendish_Baxijiao_AAA HiC_scaffold_890, whole genome shotgun sequence genome:
GCGAAGGAAGATGCGACGATTTATTCCAGGAAATCCCCAGCGAAAAATACACactattccttcttttctatcgaATCGGTCATAACCGCTACCTACATTCCACGAAATTGTGCACCACAAATACGAGCTAATGAATAGACCCGCGATCCCGTAGAAAGACATCACGATCCCTTgtggaaaaaaaatgatttgctgAGATGTAAATACGGGTATCAAATTCCTACCAAGATAACTGGAAGTTCCAACCACTAAGAATCCTAGTGaacctaaaaaaaggatacagGCCCAGCAAAAATTACTCGTTTTTCGAGACCCCGTTATAAGTTCTATCCATATATGTTCTGATCGCCAATTCATACTATACTAGATCCAGTGCATTCGATTGGAATTGAGCGAATAACCCAAATAAATTTGACTTTACCTTTCTTGATCCCGAAGTAACTTTCATCAACTAGCACTATTCTGATGTGAAACATTAGGAGAGTAATTGGTTAGATACATTGACtttctatttaaaatattcacTAATCCATTTTGAACCAGCTATATTCACATATACATGCATTTATGCAGATATCATATATCCGCATAACGATTCTTTCATTTGTGTGTTCGGAAAGAGCCACATATCATACCATATTACACGAGATAAATATCTGTATTATCATCCAGtgttgaaataaattgataagattCGGTCCCATTGGGTCTAGACAATCTTATTTTTTTGGACATGAAGAAATAAGGAAACCATTGCAATTGCCGGAAATACTAGGCCCACTAAAGGCACAAAAATAGAGGGTAAGTTGGGATCTGTCATAGAATAGGTGCCGTcaatttaatatttctatctgttttaatatttctatctattagaaagatatcttcttatgatatatctattacttatgatatatctattataagtaatatcaagccattattatattatatcaagccattattatattataaatatattataaaaaattataataaatattatttatttataatatttatttataagtaataagtaatatcaactataattctatatgattagatagaaaatgactagatagaaactatatattctatattctaaaactatatattctatattctaaaatataataaataaaatataataaaatataaaataaaaattatccgaAACCTCTGTCTCTTATTACAAGGAGAACTTATGTCACCAAAGAAAACACCTGATTACGACGAATTAAATACTTGTTCGCTACAAATAAAATAACTGAATCTAGTGCTATACTTTACATTTTTGAACTTGGATTCAAGGGAAAGAAACCGTGGAGCTGAAATAACTCACCCAGAACACCTTTTAAAAGATTACGTGGTACTATTGGGTCGAATAAACCTTTATGGAATAAATACTCAGACACTTGTGAACCTTCAGgtattaccttttttaatgtttgttcaATTACTCTTTTACCCGCAAATGCAATGTAGGCGTTAGGTTCAGCAATAATGATATCCCCCAACATACCAAAACTGGCTGTTACTCCACCAGTTGTAGGAGATGTAAGAATTGATACATAGAATAACTTTTTATCTGATTGATAATTAGATGAAGCAGAAGATATTTTAGCCATTTGCATCAAGCTCAAACTTCCTTCTTGCATGCGTGCTCCTCCAGAAGCACACACAATAATGACAGGTAGAGATCGATTAGTAGCATACTCGATCAAACGAGTAATTTTCTCGCCTACTACGGATCCCATACTACCTCCCATAAACTGAAAATCCATAACGCCAATTGCTACGGGAATACCATTTATTTGACCTATGCCTGTTTGAATAGCATCAGCTAAACCTGTCCTTCTTTGATAAGAATCGATACGATCTCCATAAGGTTCCTCTTTTGAACGAAAATCAATGGGGTCTATAGATATCATATCTTTATCCAGAGGATCCCAAGTTCCGGGATCAATCGAAAGTTCAATTCTATCTGAACTactcattttcaaatgatatccacactgttcacaaatattcatttttgacttaaaaaattttttataatttaatccatAACAATTTTCGCATTGAACCCATAAATGTTTGtatttttgatttatattgaaatcattggattctacttcttcatggaagtcggattctacttcttcatggaattctacttcttcatggaattctacttcttcattgaaatcggattccacttcttcattgaaatcggattccacttcttcattgaaatcggattccacttcttcattgaaatcggattccacttcttcattgaaatcagattctacttcttcattgaaatcattggattctacttcttcgtggaattctacttcttcatggaaatcggattctacttcttcatggaagtcggattctacttcttcgtggaattctacttcttcatggaaatcggattccacCTCTTCATGGAAATCATTGAAATTTTTTCTAGTTCTTTTACTAGACCTACCGCTCTCACTACTATTTCTATTTTCAGTACAAATGAAGTTATAAAAGTAACTGTCACTGTAATTGTTGGTACTACCCGAAATAGAACTATTAATACTGACTTCAAAACGAAGATAACTATCAATGCAACTATTAATGTGATTATTCCAACCAGATTGAGTATCATACATGTAATGATAATAGTAGTGATTCTTTTTCTTAGACCCCCTACTCAAATAACTAGAAAGTTTTTTTTCTAGTTCACTCAGAAAAGAACTATCATTGTCAACCTCAAAAATCTGATtttcaatatcaaaatatacAGAGTAACTGTCACCATTACTATCCCTAACTAAAAAAGTGTCATCAGAGATCAAACTCCaaatatccttgatttcaaataAAGAATCAACATTAGTGAAACTATAATTACCACTATGATTCCAACTAGGAATCTTTTTCTTCGTATCGTTCTTCGTATCGTTTAGAATAGGTTGTTCACTTCTACTGGTATGTCCAATACCATCAAGACTATCCATTGATTTACTTAGCCCACACCTAGATTTACTTAGCCCACACCTATGTTCTAACTTCTCGTTAGACAACATCGAACGGAACCACCATTTTCCCATAGAGTCTTTCTACCCcctatttgatgaaatacaatacattcgatggataatcattttactttcactatttgatttcttatcagaattaagcatacgaatctaatcctaatcattaggattgttaattaataacgagtaagtattgaaagaacgagtaagtattgaaagaaATGATTCTCCTTTGTGGGAAGCCGAGGTATCACTTCAatatatattgatagaatctttttataaattttaaaatagaaagacacagctttcttccatgtgatgtacaaattctcatcgaaaatagagatagttgtttatttctataaataaagaataaagaatttgttctcgtataatcaaataattaagtttctattttaacatggaacgaaaaagacaatatataggatgggtaaaggagcctttcccttggcttgatctatggcctgaaactaggagatataaaaaagtccaccaatcccaaggatccataattaatccaatcctatggatccaacaacaaacaatagaagtattgagttgtttagtcttcgatcttatcttgtatatatataggtaagatctgtacatctgtacatataaaagatatatgcaaatacatagtatagaatgctcattctttttttttttattcggcaatcggcccaatcttttttttaggaaaagattgggccgactttaattgcaatcaattaggagaacaaacaggaattactgaattatgcacacttactttttctctttatctAGCTTATCTACTGGTTCGAATTCGAATTTGATCTCTTTCCATACTTCACAAGCAGCGGCTAGTTCAGGGCTCCATTTGCTAGCTTCACGGATAATTTCATTACCTTCACGAGCAAGATCACGTCCCTCATTACGAGCTTGTACACACGCCTCTAAAGCCACCCTATTAGCTACTGCACCAGGTGCATTTCCCCAAGGGTGTCCTAAAGTTCCTCCGCCAAACTGTAGTACGGAATCATCCCCAAAGATTTCGGTCAGAGCAGGCATATGCCAAACATGAATACCCCCTGAAGCCACGGGCAGAACACCTGGCATAGAGACCCAATCTTGAGTGAAGAAAATACCGCGACTTCGGTCTTTTTCGATATAATCATCACGTAATAAATCAACGAAACCTAAAGTCATCTCACGTTCCCCTTCCAGTTTACCTACTACTGTACCGGCGTGAATATGATCTCCACCAGACATACGTAATGCTTTAGCTAGTACACGGAAATGCATACCATGATTTTTCTGTCTATCAATAACTGCATGCATTGCGCGATGGATGTGAAGAAGTAGGCCGTTGTCACGGCAATAATGAGCCAAGCTAGTATTTGCAGTGAATCCACCAGTTAAGTAGTCATGCATTACGATAGGAACTCCTAATTCTCTGGCACATATGGcccttttcatcatttcttcacatGTACCCGCAGTAGCATTCAAGTAATGTCCTTTGATTTCACCTGTTTCGGCCTGCGCTTTAAAAAGTGCTTCGGTGCAAAATAAGAAACGATCTCTCCAACGCATAAATGGTTGTGAGTTTACGTTTTCATCATCTTTGGTAAAATCAAGTCCACCACGTAGACATTCATAAACCGCTCTACCGTAGTTTTTTGCAGATAATCCCAATTTTGGTTTAATAGTGCATCCCAATAGGGGACGACCATACTTGTTCAACTTATCTCTTTCAACCTGAATGCCGTGAGGCGGGCCTTGGAAAGTTTTGGAATAAGAAGTGGGAATTCGCAGATCCTCCAGACGTAGAGCTCGTAAGGCTTTGAAACCAAATACATTACCCACAATGGAAGTAAACATGTTAGTAACAGAACCTTCTTCAAAAAGGTCTAAAGGATAAGCTACATAAGCAATATATTGATTTTCCTCCCCAACAACGGCCTCGATGTGGTAGCATCGCCCTTTGTAACGATCAAGACTGGTAAGTCCATCAGTCCACACAGTTGTCCATGTACCAGTAGAAGATTCGGCAGCTACCGCAGCCCCTGCTTCTTCGGGCGGAACTCCAGGTTGAGGAGTTACTCGGAATGCTGCCAAGATATCAGTATCTTTGACTTCGTAGTCAGGAGTATAATAATTCAATTTGTAATCTTTAACACCAGCTTTAAATCCAACACTTGCTTTAGTCTCTGTTTGTGGTGACATAAGTCCCTCCCTACAACTCATGAATTAAGAATTCTCACAACGACAAGGTCTACTCGATATAGATTATGCATGAATGAAAcctttgacaaaaataaaaataaaaaaaaagaaaaaaaatattcaactaatattatcaactaatttcaatgttatgttaaaatgaaatggttcattattagaccatgtatttgattcatcaaatacatcattattgtatactccaaatacatcattattgtatactctttgatatatatggcgcaacccaaacccaatgtttgttttgcaagtttacaataaaatcaaatggatctccttcttattttgaatccaaatactaagaaaaattcactcttgacagtgatatatgttgtatatgtaaatcctagatgtgaaaataggcataattcatcctaaaagggtataaagaatagataggcggaaatccaatatctattcaaaaaaaaaaaagaacaatggccaattagatcgaaataatgaatcataaatggagttcgggttcgaattctatagataatagaatctaatacggatggtttttctataatgatagagaaatgaaagagacttactcgtgatttcatgtacttaatatttcttttgaaaaaaagaaggattGGCTGAACTTGAAAATTGACTCATTGAATGAGTAATTGAATGAGTAAACGATTGAATCGTATTCGGTTGGGTGGTACCAACTAAATCAAGTGCTAACTCCcatttatttcttattgaattaaccGATCAACTTGCTATCGGACATTTATTTTCGACTTGGCATGGCACTATTCAAAAAAACTTTCGACATACTttactttaattataattatgagaatcaaTCCTACCCCTTCTAGTCCTGCGGTTTCcacacttgaagaacaaaacctAGGGCGTATCGCTCAAATTATTGGCCCAGTACTGGATGTTGTTTTTCCTCCGGGCAAGATGCCTAATATTTATAACGCTTTGGTAGTTAAGGGTCGAGATACTATTGGTCAGCAAATTAATGTGACTTGTGAGGTACAACAATTATTAGGAAATAATCGAGTTAGAGCTGTAGCTATGAGTGCTACAGATGGACTGATGAGAGGAATGGAAGTGATTGACACGGGAGCTCCTCTAAGCGTTCCAGTCGGTGGAGCTACCCTCGGACGAATTTTCAACGTTCTTGGGGAGCCTGTTGATAATTTAGGTCCTGTAGATACTAGCACAACATCTCCTATTCATAGACCTGCACCTGCCTTTATACAGTTAGAGACGAAATTATCAATCTTTGAAACAGGAATTAAAGTAGTGGATCTTTTAGCTCCTTATCGCCGTGGAGGAAAAATCGGACTATTTGGAGGAGCTGGAGTAGGTAAAACAGTACTCATCATGGAATTGATCAACAACATTGCCAAAGCTCATGGAGGCGTATCTGTATTTGGCGGAGTAGGCGAACGTACTCGTGAAGGAAATGATCTTTACATGGAAATGAAAGAATCCGgagtaattaatgaaaaaaatattgcagAATCAAAAGTAGCTCTAGTCTACGGTCAAATGAATGAACCGCCGGGAGCTCGTATGAGAGTTGGTTTGACTGCCCTAACTATGGCGGAATATTTCCGGGATGTTAATGAACAAGACGTACTTCTATTCATCGACAATATCTTTCGTTTCGTCCAAGCAGGATCAGAAGTATCCGCCTTATTGGGGAGAATGCCTTCTGCAGTGGGTTATCAACCTACCCTTAGTACAGAAATGGGTTCTTTGCAAGAAAGAATTACTTCTACCAAAGAGGGATCTATAACTTCGATCCAAGCCGTTTATGTACCTGCGGACGATTTGACCGACCCTGCTCCTGCCACGacatttgcacatttagatgctaCTACCGTATTATCGAGAGGATTAGCTGCCAAAGGTATTTATCCAGCAGTGGATCCTTTAGATTCAACGTCAACTATGTTACAACCTCGGATCGTTGGCGAGGAACATTATGAAACTGCGCAAAGAGTTAAGCAAACTTCACAACGTTACAAAGAACTTCAGGACATTATAGCTATTCTTGGGTTGGACGAATTATCCGAAGAAGATCGTTTAACTGTAGCAAGAGCACGAAAAATCGAGCGTTTCTTATCACAACCCTTCTTCGTGGCAGAAGTATTTACTGGTTCTCCAGGAAAATATGTTGGTCTTGCAGAAACAATTAGGGGGTTTCAACTGATCCTTTCCGGAGAATTAGACAGTCTTCCCGAGCAGGCCTTTTATTTAGTAGGTAACATCGATGAAGCTACCGCGAAAGCTATGAACTTAGAAGAGGAGAGCAAATTGAAGAAATGACCTTAAATCTTTGTGTACTGACTCCTAATCGAATTATTTGGGACTCAGAagtgaaagaaataattttatctactaaTAGTGGCCAAATTGGCGTATTACCAAACCACGCCCCTATTGCCACGGCTGTAGATATAGGTCTTTTGAGAATACGCCTCAACAACGACCAATGGTTAACGGTGGCTCTGATGGGTGGTTTCGCTAGAATAGGTAATAATGAAATCACCATTTTAGGAAATGATGCGGAAATAAGTACTGACATTGATCCGCAAGAAGCTCAACAAGCTCTTGAAATAGCTGAAGCTAACTTGAGTAGAGCTGAGGGTAAGAGACAAGCAATTGAAGCGAATCTAGCTCTCAGACGAGCTAGGACACGAGTAGAGGCTGTCAATGTTATTTCCTACTAGTCAAgtcaatacatcaaaataataaagagaagtttttaaaaagttctttattatacaccacatgttgattctgccaattgaacacaatcaagtctaatctgataaaacaaaaaaagaagatggggtagaaaaacttattagatatcatttcatcGACTCCGGTATCTAATAAGTTCTACCTACTATTGGATTTGAACCAATGACTCCCGCCGTATGAAAGCAATACTCTAACCACTGAGTTAAGTAGGTCATTTATCACCACAAAAAGAACCCATCACTTCGGGGATTATAGGTGGAATATTATTTCTAAGCAATACTAATCTGTTCTGTTAAGCGTAAATAAATCTGTTCTGTTAagcgtaaataaaataaatagatcagagagctatgatgtggattatggaatatccatcttgacaagaaattatctatatgttaagatgtctatgacaagggctatagctcagttggtagagcaccTCGTTTACACGCGCGCCAATGCTTTTCAAAGGAGCCTATTATGCAATGAACATAATTGATCGTATTGAGAAATCGATGTCTTACTCCATAGGTTCGAGGGAACAAGAGAACAATAGCCTGACAAATATTTGGTTCGGTCCGATTCAGGCGCGAATTCAGTTGCCAAATCAAATAGAACCCGCCATTGATTTGATAGTTGATAAGGTAAATACCCAGCCCATTCAATGCTAGGCATAATGAGTATAAGGGCCTCAAAATAACCTCTTTTCGTCCTATGAACTTTAAGGTGTATGAAGTCTCATATTCGACTGTTGCAGCGGAGCGATAGAGATTCCATTTAACTTAGGTTGATCTAGGCCGAAGGCAGACCTAAGTCAAGATAACCCTTCTTTGAAACACTTTGGTATTGCTCCTAGATCAGAATACAAATAATAAATCAGAGCACATGGAACCATCTCATTATCTTCCTCTAAAGAAAAAATATGGTGGACTAACTGATCTTTACATCAGTTGATGAAAGAGCCCAATGCAACAAAATGCATGTTGGGTCTTTGAAACAGTTCGAATCATTTCGATAATAATCAGTTTGATCTGTTTTACCGAGAAGGTCTACGGTTCGAGTCCGTATAGCCCTAatcctaatatattatatttttgtttagtatatagtttagtgtttagtatatagtttagtaTGGTTTTCATTTCTATGGGACCAACCAAG
Encoded proteins:
- the LOC135664793 gene encoding ATP synthase subunit beta, chloroplastic; translated protein: MRINPTPSSPAVSTLEEQNLGRIAQIIGPVLDVVFPPGKMPNIYNALVVKGRDTIGQQINVTCEVQQLLGNNRVRAVAMSATDGLMRGMEVIDTGAPLSVPVGGATLGRIFNVLGEPVDNLGPVDTSTTSPIHRPAPAFIQLETKLSIFETGIKVVDLLAPYRRGGKIGLFGGAGVGKTVLIMELINNIAKAHGGVSVFGGVGERTREGNDLYMEMKESGVINEKNIAESKVALVYGQMNEPPGARMRVGLTALTMAEYFRDVNEQDVLLFIDNIFRFVQAGSEVSALLGRMPSAVGYQPTLSTEMGSLQERITSTKEGSITSIQAVYVPADDLTDPAPATTFAHLDATTVLSRGLAAKGIYPAVDPLDSTSTMLQPRIVGEEHYETAQRVKQTSQRYKELQDIIAILGLDELSEEDRLTVARARKIERFLSQPFFVAEVFTGSPGKYVGLAETIRGFQLILSGELDSLPEQAFYLVGNIDEATAKAMNLEEESKLKK
- the LOC135664795 gene encoding ribulose bisphosphate carboxylase large chain; this translates as MSCREGLMSPQTETKASVGFKAGVKDYKLNYYTPDYEVKDTDILAAFRVTPQPGVPPEEAGAAVAAESSTGTWTTVWTDGLTSLDRYKGRCYHIEAVVGEENQYIAYVAYPLDLFEEGSVTNMFTSIVGNVFGFKALRALRLEDLRIPTSYSKTFQGPPHGIQVERDKLNKYGRPLLGCTIKPKLGLSAKNYGRAVYECLRGGLDFTKDDENVNSQPFMRWRDRFLFCTEALFKAQAETGEIKGHYLNATAGTCEEMMKRAICARELGVPIVMHDYLTGGFTANTSLAHYCRDNGLLLHIHRAMHAVIDRQKNHGMHFRVLAKALRMSGGDHIHAGTVVGKLEGEREMTLGFVDLLRDDYIEKDRSRGIFFTQDWVSMPGVLPVASGGIHVWHMPALTEIFGDDSVLQFGGGTLGHPWGNAPGAVANRVALEACVQARNEGRDLAREGNEIIREASKWSPELAAACEVWKEIKFEFEPVDKLDKEKK
- the LOC135664792 gene encoding acetyl-coenzyme A carboxylase carboxyl transferase subunit beta, chloroplastic-like; amino-acid sequence: MGKWWFRSMLSNEKLEHRCGLSKSRCGLSKSMDSLDGIGHTSRSEQPILNDTKNDTKKKIPSWNHSGNYSFTNVDSLFEIKDIWSLISDDTFLVRDSNGDSYSVYFDIENQIFEVDNDSSFLSELEKKLSSYLSRGSKKKNHYYYHYMYDTQSGWNNHINSCIDSYLRFEVSINSSISGSTNNYSDSYFYNFICTENRNSSESGRSSKRTRKNFNDFHEEVESDFHEEVEFHEEVESDFHEEVESDFHEEVEFHEEVESNDFNEEVESDFNEEVESDFNEEVESDFNEEVESDFNEEVESDFNEEVEFHEEVEFHEEVESDFHEEVESNDFNINQKYKHLWVQCENCYGLNYKKFFKSKMNICEQCGYHLKMSSSDRIELSIDPGTWDPLDKDMISIDPIDFRSKEEPYGDRIDSYQRRTGLADAIQTGIGQINGIPVAIGVMDFQFMGGSMGSVVGEKITRLIEYATNRSLPVIIVCASGGARMQEGSLSLMQMAKISSASSNYQSDKKLFYVSILTSPTTGGVTASFGMLGDIIIAEPNAYIAFAGKRVIEQTLKKVIPEGSQVSEYLFHKGLFDPIVPRNLLKGVLGELFQLHGFFPLNPSSKM